A segment of the Triticum urartu cultivar G1812 chromosome 1, Tu2.1, whole genome shotgun sequence genome:
TGACATAAAAACAACAATAGTAGAAAAAACATAACAGCGATGATGGTGACAATATGACGGCTGATTATTGAACTGCAGTGCGTATCTTGCGATGATCGAATATACCTCCGGCTATCAAAATAACATATTAAAAAATACATGTAGAAAAACGAATTACATCATGTCTAGACAATCGCATGAGTAATTGCTCTGTCATTACAAAACCTGCCTTGATATTAACGGGTCTTCAACCTGTAAGGACTTCCTTGTAGACGATGTTCTTCATCGAGGTCAGTAAGGACACGCTAGTTCTTTTACGCTTTTTTGGATTGTCCTTATGCTTGTTGGTCTTCTCCTTCGGCTTCTCCTTCTGAATGAGTATCTTTATGTTTCTCTTCGCGGTGGCTCGAGACAAAGCAACATAGAGCTGACCATGTGAGAACACGGGATTGGGTAGGTAGACACCAACAATCGGGATGGTCTGCCCTTGAGCCTTGTTAATGGTCATAGCAAAGCTAAGCCTTATAGGAAATTGTTTTCTCTTAAACTTGAACGGAAACATATCATTTTCAGATGGGCAGAGAGGTATTCGAGGAAGGAAGACCCTCCTGCCAGCGTGTTGTCCAATCACGATTTCTGCATCAATGGTGTTCCTCTCAAAACCTCTAACAACAAGCCTAGTGCCATTACAAAGCCCATTAGCTGGATCAATGTTCCTTAGAAGTATCACAGGGCAGTTCAGCTTTAGTTTTAGAGCATGCGGAGGAAGCCCGTTAGGAGTCAATCCATTAAGAAACTCCTGAGCATAGTACCCATATGGGTCATCCTCCGCACTATCAAAACTATGGTAGATTACTTCATCTCCATGAAAACGCTCTATCATGCGGATGTTTATTTTGTCTACATTGTCGTTAGTTGTGGAAAGGATTGCTCGAGATGTCATGTAACTCGAATCAGCCATGTTGTCCTCTAGACTCGGAAATACATGCTCAATAAGCTTATCCAGGTCGTCAACCTCGCCTGTAGACAGCAGACAAATATCTTCAGGGAGTACTATGTTGCCTTGATCATCAACTTCCTCAGTGCCATTGCCGACCCTTAGCAAGTAATCGGCAAACCACGTGTCATTATGAGCCCTCATGTTGGTGATGAGCCGAAGCTGACGCATGCCCTTCCATAGATGAGAGCTTCGGAGGGTTGCATCAATTATCTGGCCCCGCGACCCCCTTCTGACGACCGGAAGAACCTGCCTAAAGTCCCCGCCAAAAACAACAGTCTTTCCTCCAAAGGGTCGGTCGCGTATTCCCATTATGTCGCGCATGCTATTATCCAATGCCTCAACCGCTTGTCGCTTTGTCATGCTGGCCTCGTCCCATATGATCAAGGAGGCCATCCGTAGCAGCTTGGCGGTCCCACTCTGCTTGGTGAAGCTGCACGAGGCTCCATCCTCGCAACTCAATGGGATCTTGAACCTGGAGTGGGCAGTCCTGCCGCCAGGCATGATAGAAGCGGCGATGCCGGACGTCGCGGTAGCAATACCAATCTTGCCCTGACTTCTCACCTTGGCAAGCATCGCCCTATATAGGAAGGTCTTACCTGTACCTCCAGGGCCATCAACAAAGAAAACACCCCCATCACCGCGTTCAACAGCCCCTAGTATCTCATCGTATGCGGCCCTCTGCTCCATGTTGAGTGAAGATGCCAATTTTGTGTCATCCATGTCAAACTCAACGGTTGATTCCTCGATAACCTCTCTTGCCTCGCCCTCTGTAGGGTCAAACGCATCATCTATGTTTGGAAGAGCGAAATCAACAATGTCTTTACCCATTGACTGCAACATTCCCCTAATGTCAAGCAACACCATCTGCTCCACCTCGTCAGTGGACGTGCGTGATCGACGATAGTCATCTGACATAGCCTCGAAGTGCCGATCCCATAATCCACGCACATCGCCTGGCTCGCAGTGAACCAAGATGGTTGCGAAGAGCCTCCTAAGTGAACATGGCATCGCCCACTGCTCAGCCTCATTAAGACAGTCGTCGAGCGTGTTGTCTGCCTCGATGAGTCCCAACCTTTCAGCAGCCTCTCTAAAGCTCCCACATAGCACGCCATCCACGGTGAGCAAGTcgtcgaaggatgttttgcccgtAACATGGTTAAGCAACACCCGCAGGTAGTATCGCTCCCCCTCGGCAGGATTGGCTGACACTATGCGCCCAATTTGAAAACGCTCGACCCGCGGCTTCCAATACTTATTTTTCTTCTGCCACGTAAAGCTTCCGGGAAAATCCTTGTACAATATATGCCTAGCCCAAGGGTGTTCCAGGTTAGCCTTGAAATACTCCGTTAACATGGATTTTGAAGCATTTTCGGAGGCTACAACATTCTTCAAGTCAGCCTGCGCATTGAACGCAACCCTGTGCATATTAGGGAGATGAAGGGGCAACTGCAAGACAGGCGGGTAATTGGCGCAAAGTGGGAAGCCAAATATCCTCCACATAGCCTCCGGAGGTGTGACCCACCTAGCGTCAACGTACCTCTTGATCTCATCAATGTTACCATCAGCGTCGGGCTGATCGATGCTGAAAGAAGCCTTATCATGGCCCTTGTAAATGTACTTGTAAAGATATTTCACAGCCTTAATGCTAGAGCAGACCTCAACGTTGATGTGGCAATTGAACATCCGCAGTAGGTATGGGTTATAAGGCACAACCCATCTGTTGTCCAGCATCTTCCCTCTGACCTTAGCACGTCTTCCATCGTCTCTCCGTCGATACACTGGGTATGAGTCCTTCCCCTGTGCTGTGTTCTCATTGAATGCCCGTGGATATCTGCACTTGCAACCGTTTTCTTGCATGCAAACATTCTTCGGGTTGAGAGCACCACATGGTCCGTGCATCATATGCTTTACCACCATTGCATACAATTCCGGATACTTATACTTGTCTGGGAGCTCCGCGGAAATGAGTCGGTCATACTGTTCCGGGACGATAAGCTTATATGTTGAGTCCATGATCAACAAAAAATGTGGGTGGGGAGGCCCCTTTTTTGGAACTCGACTACGTATACGTAAGCAACTACAACACCCAGGATATGCTTCTTGAACAACATGTACTTCATGTGCTCTAGTTTGCCATAGAACACACGAGCCACAATATCAGGTCGGTCTTGCGCCGTCTGACCAGGCAGCAACTCGTTTGTTATCTCGTCCCATTTAGGATTGCAAGTCATGGTGAGGAAGATGTCTGGCTTCCCGTATGTATGGACAATTGCCATGGCATCCATATGTCTCTTCTTCATGTCGCGGTCGCCACCAGGGTATGTACCAGGGAGCACTATTCTAACCCCAACAGCGCTTGCCCGTGTCTCCCCTGAAGTGATGGCATCAACCACACCTTTATACAAGTCAGCACGAATCTGCGTCTGGTTCTTCCTGTACCACCTCAATCGACAGCTCTCAATCTTAACGTACATGTCAACAGCCCATTGTTGCAGCAGTCGTGCTCCACAGAGTATGGGATTGAAGATTGCAGGCTGTGTCTGCAGCATATAACAGTAGTAGTCTCTGACGGAGACGCACAACCTGTTATTTCCCTCTGCACACGATAGTATATGATCAAAACAATGCTTACCTTTAGAAATAATTCATGTATTGAAACAAAAAGGTACACAGATGTCATACCTGCATCCTCATCATCATCTTGGACAAGTTGAGGATGTAGTACAGCCTCCCAAGGAACATTACGTTTAGGTAGTTTCGGATGCCAACCTAGTTCGCCCCTTGGATAGAATAGGGGATAAGACAACGGGTCATATGCTCCGGATGACACGCGTATGCTATGCCTTTCGTTGTTGTTACCATAAAGTGTTATCCTACGGTCAAACCTTTTTGCCAGTTCGCTGCCCTCAACCCAAATTGCAGCAACCTCAGATGACAAAGGTCTATTATATTTTCTTTGATCAAGCCTCTTATCGGTGTTTAGGTCTATCCTATAATCATCAAGGTTCCCCTTGTGTGCACCCAAACTCCTAAATTGCTGGGAGTAAGGGTTCTCTTTAAGTATGTCTACTAACTTCTTCACGACCTCTTGATCTAATTGATTTGTGGCCGCCTTACGATGGGTTATGGTTGGGTCGTCATCATAGAAGTACAACTGCAGATGTTCTGGACGTGAGCTAGGCCCGAACGAATGCACATTGTGATAGATGGTTCCGTGTACCCGGAATGTGTATACCCCAGACTTCATGTTCGTGTAGTTCTCATCAAGGCTGACGCCAAGGGTTGTGAAGGCGAAATGCCCATTGAAGAACCGTATGTTCTCACGAAAATGTCTGGAATCAGCATCCATGCTGGACCATAGCCTCATAAGCTCTGGGATTGGTTCCGGTTGTTTAAGCTTGATCTGTCCATTGCGACAGCAGAATCCGTCAGTCTCAGAAACAAACTTTATGGCCTTGCAGTGTTTGCAGTTTGTGTCGAGCTTCAGGATGTGGGTGTGGTCTGGTATGTTTGTGTACACACAGTCTAATGGATCAACCTCGCCAGATATAAAAGACGTCATGCTAGCTTCCTCGTCATCCTCGAATGCATCATTATCGGATCCTATAGGCATTCGTTGAAACATGATCATGAAAATAATATTGACATATATATACAACTACAATGAAGATCCTAGCCTTCCTAAAACAGACTTGACCATACCTTGGTCACGATACAAGTAGTACTCCTCATCCATCATTTCGGCTGGTGTCGGCTCATCGCCCATGATGGGCTCTGGGAACACATTGATGTCGTCTGCATTATAGTTGAACAGTCAGGGACAAAGACCTGATCCGGTCAGTATAAGGTTGCTGAGAAGTTGCATCAGAATAGAAGAAAATCGATTACATACCAGGGGTGCAAACACCGTAATTCGGCATGACCGGGGGAGGGTCGCCATCCGATGAACCATCGTCGGCAGCCCGAGAGAGGGGGATTGCGAGACTATCAGCTGTTGAGTTAGTAATGTCTGGACGAGGGAGTGCGAGAGATTCTTTGCACGGGGTATTTTTCCTTTTAGCATAACAGGCCTTCCTTTGAGCACTTGACTGCCCCTTCTCAATATCCGACCTGCTTTTGCGGCGCTGCACGCGCTTCCCTCGTATCTTTTCATTCAAATCATCTCTATCATCAACCGTTAGTTCCTCATTTTTCTTGTGATAAAATGCTCGGCTACGAGAGTTTCTCTGTATCCTCTTAGATCCCTCGTTGTCATGGGTAACACCGGAGGCGTCTAATGACGGAGGGGGTAATGTTGCATCATCGTGGAATGTGTCTGCATATTTAGGGATATCAGCTGTGGAATTTTTAAAATAATGTGTGCAAGCATCATTAGTGAGGCGGTAATATTGTAATTGGAAAATATTGTTTTAGTGAGAAATGAATACCAGAACATTCTTCTCGGACCCAACAATGATAAATTTGCATTAAGATCAAGCATATGACGCTAGGGTATTTGCATCGACTACATTAAGTTATGTTCTTAAACGCCGTGAATTAATAACATAAATATTTACCTGAATTATATAGCATCCGTAGATTTTCACTTGATTCTAACTTATCCTTTCTCCTCCGATAAGCTGCCCTCCTAAGTGCATTTATATGATCTCTTTTGCGATCTTCCTCGGTTACCAGACATGTTTCTTCAAGTATATTCTCGTCAATGTCTGGTGTCATTGAAACCATACTTTAAATGTAGAAAGTAAAATATAATATTCCCACATTGATGAATCCATTATTAACAAGTCAATTACCATTTTGATCATTGTCGTTAACCAGACCATATGTCTCTGTCGATGTAGCAGTATATGCTGAATCAGGATGCGATAATAATGTTGTATAGGCAGAGCTAGTTGCGTTGTCTGGTTGAACATGGTTAATAAATGTTACACAAAAATTAATTGGTAATGGTTAGAACACTTGATTCTTACCAGACAAATTAATGGCGTGGAGTTTATCTTCTTCAAGAGCAAGTTCTTTT
Coding sequences within it:
- the LOC125532729 gene encoding uncharacterized protein LOC125532729, whose amino-acid sequence is MEEERKRAHRNALRRASYRRKKELALEEDKLHAINLSDNATSSAYTTLLSHPDSAYTATSTETYGLVNDNDQNDIDENILEETCLVTEEDRKRDHINALRRAAYRRRKDKLESSENLRMLYNSDTFHDDATLPPPSLDASGVTHDNEGSKRIQRNSRSRAFYHKKNEELTVDDRDDLNEKIRGKRVQRRKSRSDIEKGQSSAQRKACYAKRKNTPCKESLALPRPDITNSTADSLAIPLSRAADDGSSDGDPPPVMPNYGVCTPDDINVFPEPIMGDEPTPAEMMDEEYYLYRDQGSDNDAFEDDEEASMTSFISGEVDPLDCVYTNIPDHTHILKLDTNCKHCKAIKFVSETDGFCCRNGQIKLKQPEPIPELMRLWSSMDADSRHFRENIRFFNGHFAFTTLGVSLDENYTNMKSGVYTFRVHGTIYHNVHSFGPSSRPEHLQLYFYDDDPTITHRKAATNQLDQEVVKKLVDILKENPYSQQFRSLGAHKGNLDDYRIDLNTDKRLDQRKYNRPLSSEVAAIWVEGSELAKRFDRRITLYGNNNERHSIRVSSGAYDPLSYPLFYPRGELGWHPKLPKRNVPWEAVLHPQLVQDDDEDAEGNNRLCVSVRDYYCYMLQTQPAIFNPILCGARLLQQWAVDMYVKIESCRLRWYRKNQTQIRADLYKGVVDAITSGETRASAVGVRIVLPGTYPGGDRDMKKRHMDAMAIVHTYGKPDIFLTMTCNPKWDEITNELLPGQTAQDRPDIVARVFYGKLEHMKYMLFKKHILGVVVAYVYVVEFQKRGLPTHIFC